Within Gilvibacter sp. SZ-19, the genomic segment GGGAAACCATAATTCCTCAAGATGTAACCATCTCCAAGTCTAATGACCAATCTGAAAAAACGGTAAATCAAGTTAGCGACCTGGTGAACAACATCATCTTCGGAATCATTCTCGTGGTTGGTGTACTGATGTTCTTCTTAGGATTTAGGAACGCGCTTTTCGTTGGATTCGCTATCCCAATGTCGATGTTCATGTCCTTTATGATCTTATCGGCCTTAGGCTATACCATGAATACCATGATCCTCTTTGCCCTTATTATGGGCTTGGGAATGCTGGTTGACAACGGTATTGTAGTTGTTGAGAACGTATACCGACTGATGGACGAAGAAGGCATGTCCAGAATTCAAGCAGCCAAGAAAGGAATTGGAGAGATCGCTTTCCCGATCATTATTTCTACCGCTACAACGGTTGCAGCTTTTGTTCCGCTTGGAACTTGGCCCGGGATCATGGGAGAATTCATGATCTACTTCCCGATTACGCTTTCTGTGGTTTTAGGATCGTCCTTATTCGTGGCAATCTTCATCAACTCCATGTTGGTATCTAAGTTCATGGAAGTTGGCGAGCGTCAGCTGAGCCGCAAACAACTGATCCGTTTGAGCGCCATTATGGTTCCGCTAGGACTGTTGATCTATTTTACAGCACCTCCTATCAAAGGATTTGGAACCCTTATGATCTTTACAGCAGCTATGTTTTGGGTGTATCGATATGTGCTTAAAGGAGCTGCCAATGGTTTTCAGCGTACCTTCTTAAAATGGTTGGAGCGCAAGTACCAGAATTTCCTAGCTTGGGCACTTCGCGGCAGAAAACCTGTGGTGTTCGTTGTTGGAATCTTCGCATTATTGTTCCTCACTTTTATGGGCTTCGGAGCCTCTATTGGTAGTGGTCGTACTGCGGTGGAATTCTTCCCAGACAACACGCCTAACCAGATCATCGTCTATATCGAATACCCTGAAGGTACCGACATTGACAAGACCAATGCCATTACCAAAGACATTGAAAAAGTGGTCTACCAAACCGTTAATGCAGACGAGTACCAAGACGGTGATTACAACTTCTTGGTTGAATCTGCGGTATCACAAGTTGGGGAAGGCGCTGGTAATCCAAATACCGATGGTGGTAGTAGCGCCGAGATGCCTCACCGTGGTAAGATAACGGCGACCATGCGAGAGTATAAGTTTCGTCGCGATAAAGACTCCGAAGCATTACGTAAAAAAGTACAAGAGGCACTTAAAGGACGTTATCCTGGAGTTTCCATTTCGGTGGAGAAAGATGCCGTAGGGCCACCTGCTGGTTACCCGATCAACATTGAACTAGAAGGGAATGACTACGAAGAGCTTATTGCAGCTGCAGAAAAACTGCGCACTTATATCAATACCAAGAACATAGCCGGTATTGATGAGCTCAAGATCGATGTGAACAAAGGCAAACCTTCTATGCAAGTTGCGGTAGACCGTGAAAAAGCAGGAGAACTAGGTGTTGCCGTAGGCTTGGTCGGAAACCAGCTCAGGCGTTCGCTCTTTGGAGAGAAGGCAGGTGTATACAAGAAAGATGGGGAGGATTATGACATCTATGTGCGTTTTGACAAGAACGATCGCTACAATACCTCTGCGCTGTTTGATCAAAACATCACCTTTAGAGATCAAAGCACTGGCCGAATCAAGGAGATCCCGGTTTCTGCTGTTGCCCAGCAACGCAACACCTCTTCCTTTAGCGCTATTAAGCACAAGGATTCTAAACGTGTCGTAACTGTTTACTCTGCCCTAGCGCCAGGCTTTGTCGATGCAGGAGCAGTGGTAGGTGAGATCCAAACGCAGAGCGCAAGTTTCTTAGAGGCAGAGATTCCTAAGAACATCAAGATCGACTTTACGGGTCAGTTAGAAGAACAAGCGAAACAACAAGCATTCTTGAATTTTGCCTTCTTGGCAGGATTGGGACTGATCATGCTCTTGTTGATTTTCCAGTTCAGCTCTATCTCTAAACCGACGATCATCATGATCGCTATCTTTTTGAGTTTTATAGGTGTATTTGGTGGTATCTTAATTACCGGAGCCTCCTTTGTTATCATGATGACCATGATGGGAATCATCTCCCTGGCGGGAATCGTTGTGAATAACGGGGTGGTACTCTTGGACTACACCCAACTCTTGATAGATCGTAAAATGGTTGAAAAAGACCTAGAGGATCATGAAATGTTGTCTAAGCAAGAAGTACAAGAGCTGATAGTTCAAGGAGGCCGCGCGCGTTTGCGTCCGGTGATTTTAACGGCTATCACGACGGTACTAGGACTTATTCCTTTGGCCATTGGGGTGAACATTGATTTCTTTAACCTTTTTGCCAATTTCGATGCGAACTTCTACTTAGGAGGTGATAATGTGATCTTCTGGGGACCTTTGGCTTGGGCCGTTATTTATGGCCTTATCATCGCGACCTTCTTGACCTTGATCATTGTACCACTGCTTTTCTATATAGTGT encodes:
- a CDS encoding efflux RND transporter permease subunit — translated: MGAKKKKQVDKEFKLSSWAIDNPTIIYVMIGIFLVLGGMAYNSMPRENFPEVNETKIYISVPYPGNTAEDIERLIIDPLEDKIKNISGVVEYLSTSQEDYGIITVEFEEDIEVELAKQKVKDEVDSEVANEDWPTFNGAKVEPNVFDLSLSEEMPILNVNLKGNYTVEKLKEYAEYLQDEIEDIKQIKAADIRGAQDKEVEVGVDIYKMMAAKVSFDDVINSIRNGNMTMSAGNMVTSGQRRTIRILGEIDDPGQLRNFVVKSEGGNPVYLSDIADVRFKEEDKTTYARDFGENVVMLDVKKRSGKNMIAAVEQVDAILERVEKGETIIPQDVTISKSNDQSEKTVNQVSDLVNNIIFGIILVVGVLMFFLGFRNALFVGFAIPMSMFMSFMILSALGYTMNTMILFALIMGLGMLVDNGIVVVENVYRLMDEEGMSRIQAAKKGIGEIAFPIIISTATTVAAFVPLGTWPGIMGEFMIYFPITLSVVLGSSLFVAIFINSMLVSKFMEVGERQLSRKQLIRLSAIMVPLGLLIYFTAPPIKGFGTLMIFTAAMFWVYRYVLKGAANGFQRTFLKWLERKYQNFLAWALRGRKPVVFVVGIFALLFLTFMGFGASIGSGRTAVEFFPDNTPNQIIVYIEYPEGTDIDKTNAITKDIEKVVYQTVNADEYQDGDYNFLVESAVSQVGEGAGNPNTDGGSSAEMPHRGKITATMREYKFRRDKDSEALRKKVQEALKGRYPGVSISVEKDAVGPPAGYPINIELEGNDYEELIAAAEKLRTYINTKNIAGIDELKIDVNKGKPSMQVAVDREKAGELGVAVGLVGNQLRRSLFGEKAGVYKKDGEDYDIYVRFDKNDRYNTSALFDQNITFRDQSTGRIKEIPVSAVAQQRNTSSFSAIKHKDSKRVVTVYSALAPGFVDAGAVVGEIQTQSASFLEAEIPKNIKIDFTGQLEEQAKQQAFLNFAFLAGLGLIMLLLIFQFSSISKPTIIMIAIFLSFIGVFGGILITGASFVIMMTMMGIISLAGIVVNNGVVLLDYTQLLIDRKMVEKDLEDHEMLSKQEVQELIVQGGRARLRPVILTAITTVLGLIPLAIGVNIDFFNLFANFDANFYLGGDNVIFWGPLAWAVIYGLIIATFLTLIIVPLLFYIVYRIKTRLADWRSGRKSGAESVAVDPAA